The stretch of DNA ATAATGAGCCTCGCGGTTGTAGTCAGGTTGTGCGTGCGCCACGAAAGCTGATGTGGATCAGCTGGATAATCCAGCCCGGCCAAAGCCTAACCAGCAGGCCAGAACAGAACTCTGCACGCAGGGCGGCAACAAGCTGCGTGGAGCCAGAGGGATGGCGAATTGTCGGCCATAACGAAAGGAAGGTATGCAGCTCCAGGATCAACCAAAGTCGCATCGGGCCAAGGTGTGTACGCACGGGTATAGAAAAGCGGGATTATCCCACTGTTGACACTGGATGCCCCCCCGTATACAAGGTAATAGGACTGTCGCCACAATAGACTGACGTCCTCGTTTCTTCTAAGGAGGTCCTATGAGGCAGGGCAAGATTCTGATCATTGATGATGATCCCGACATCACGGAGGCCGTGAAGATCGTTCTTGAAAATAGAGGCTACGAGGTCTACAGTGCGCTGGATGGTGGCGAAGGCATGAAACGACTCCGCGAGGTCCGGCCGGACCTGATCCTCCTGGACGTCATGATGAGGACCTCGCAAGAAGGCTTCGAGCTTTCGCGAGAGCTCAAGCACAGCGACCAGTACAAGGATATCCCCATCCTCATGCTGACGGCAGTCAAACAGAGAACCGGATTGGATTTCAAGCCGGAGGCCGGTGACGACGCATGGTTGCCGGCGGATGGGTTTCTCGATAAACCAGTCAGACCGGACGTACTTCTGGAGAAGGTGGAGGGCCTTCTCGGCGAATCCTGAGACACATGGAGAATCTGCTCGAGAGCACGAGCCTGATCCAGCGAGCATATTGGCTCATCAAGCTTCGCTGGGTGGCGATCGGGGCCCTGGCCGCCGCAACCTTTGTTGCCGGCCGGTTCATGGAGATTCTCCTTCCTTCGGCAGCTCTGTATGCGCTGGCGGGGTTGTTGCTGGTGTACAACTTCGTGCTCTACGACCTTCTGCGCTATTGGACCTGGGCGGGCCGAAAGCCCTCCGAGACACGCATCGGCCGCATCATCACATTCCAGATCTCAGTGGACCTGCTCATTCTGACCACAATCCTCCATTTTTCCGGCGGGGTGGAGAACCCATTCGCCTTCTTCTTCACGTTTCATATGATGATTGCCAGTGTGCTCTGCTCCAAATGGCAGAGCTACCTCCAGGCGACGCTCGCGGTGGCCCTGTTTGGCGGACTGGTCGTGCTCGAAGCGGCCGGCGTACTGCCTCACCACGCCCTGGAGAATTTCGCCGGACATGGGCTGTACCGGGACTGGCGATTCATTCTGGGTACGCTGTTCGTGTTCACCGTCACACTGTACGTTCTCGTGTACATGACCACATCGATTGCCGAACAGCTTCGTAGGCGGCAGATCCGCTATGAAGCCGCAAATGTTCAACTCGAGCAGAAGGACCAACTGAAGAACGAGTATGTCCTTCGTCTGACGCATGATATCAAGGGCCATCTCGCCGCCGTGGAGAGCTGCCTCGACATCGTGTTCGGCGAGATGGTCGGACCGCTCAACGAGAAGCAGAAAGACTTGGTGGAGAGAGCCTACCACAGGGCAACGAAGTGCACGAGGTTTATCACGGCGCTGTTGAGGCTGACCCGCATGAAGCTCACCGGCCGACTGGAGATGGAGACGTTCTCACTGCGGAACTGCATCTTCAACTCGCTCGGCGCCGTCCAGAACAGTGCGAAGACCAAGGGCATTGTGATCGATCATCATATCGATCCGGCGGTCGATGAGGTCTTTGGCGAGGCGGTTCTCATCGAGGAGACCATCAGCAACATGCTCTTCAATGCCGTCAAATACACACCCGATGGCGGACGTGTGAGCATGGACGTGGAGCAGGACGGAGCGTCCGTGCAACTCCGTGTCGCCGACAGCGGGATCGGGGTGCCCGAGGCGGAGCTGACACAGATCTTCGAGGAGTTCTACCGGGCGGACAACGCCCGCGCCATCGAGCGCGATGGAACGGGCCTGGGGTTGGCCTTTGCCAAGCAGGTGATCGAAAGGCATGGAGGACGCATCTGGGCGCAGAACAATCCCGGCGGCGGCACCACGTTCACCTTCACTCTGCCCAGAGCCGCGAGGCCGTAGAACCATCGTGTCCTACCGTCGCAGCAAGAGCGACCGAAGCAAGATCCTATTTGCGCCGTTGTTCGTGACATCAGCAGCACATCGAGATGATTGACTCTGTCTGCGAGCAGGCAATATCAAGGAGACCGAACAAAACACATTTTTTCTCACGTCCACTCAAGTAATTTATCCACAGACACTTGCATCTCGCTTTGCCGTTGAGAAAAAAATAAAATCTTATTGACAATCTCTCGGTGCGCTGCGTAAAGTGTTAACAACTGTCTGTGAATGTGAGCACAATCACTCGGGATCGGACCCATGCGGTACCGCAAGATTCCAGACGAGGCAGTTCGGCGCTTGCCGGTTTACCTTCGGGCGGCGCTGCATCTCTCCGGCAGGGGCATCGAGTGCACATCCAGCCAGGGCCTGGCGGATTTCATCGGCGTCGAGCCGTGGCAGATTCGCAAAGACTTCTCGTACTTCGGCGACTTCGGGGTGCCGGGCGTCGGTTACAATCTCAGCCGTCTGATCAAACACGTCAACCGGATTCTGCGGCTGGACACAGGCCCGAAGGCGGCGCTG from Anaerobaca lacustris encodes:
- a CDS encoding response regulator yields the protein MRQGKILIIDDDPDITEAVKIVLENRGYEVYSALDGGEGMKRLREVRPDLILLDVMMRTSQEGFELSRELKHSDQYKDIPILMLTAVKQRTGLDFKPEAGDDAWLPADGFLDKPVRPDVLLEKVEGLLGES
- a CDS encoding sensor histidine kinase, translating into MENLLESTSLIQRAYWLIKLRWVAIGALAAATFVAGRFMEILLPSAALYALAGLLLVYNFVLYDLLRYWTWAGRKPSETRIGRIITFQISVDLLILTTILHFSGGVENPFAFFFTFHMMIASVLCSKWQSYLQATLAVALFGGLVVLEAAGVLPHHALENFAGHGLYRDWRFILGTLFVFTVTLYVLVYMTTSIAEQLRRRQIRYEAANVQLEQKDQLKNEYVLRLTHDIKGHLAAVESCLDIVFGEMVGPLNEKQKDLVERAYHRATKCTRFITALLRLTRMKLTGRLEMETFSLRNCIFNSLGAVQNSAKTKGIVIDHHIDPAVDEVFGEAVLIEETISNMLFNAVKYTPDGGRVSMDVEQDGASVQLRVADSGIGVPEAELTQIFEEFYRADNARAIERDGTGLGLAFAKQVIERHGGRIWAQNNPGGGTTFTFTLPRAARP